GCGCTGCCGATCTATGTCGTGTTCCTGGTGACCATCATCTTCACGATCTATTTCCCGAAAGTGGTGCTGTGGCTGCCGAAGCAGGTGATCCCGGAGTCGGTCGGGTGCTTCAAGTCGCCGGCGGGGACAGGGTATATCTGCCCGAGCTGATGCAGCTACTGGCTCGGTGTCATGCCCCGCGCATGCGGGGCATCCAGTAACCGGCTGCGGAAAATTGAGCCGAGGGGTCGCGGCGTACTGGATCATCCGCCTTCGCGGATGATGACGGTCGCGTTGTGATGGCGATCGTCGATCCTATTTCCCCTTGCTGGTGAATTTCTTCACCGCAATGCGGAAGTCATCCGTGTGCATGGCGTCGATGATCTTGGCTTCCTCGGCGTCAAGTTGCTGTTTGGTCGGCGTGACCGCGGCCTGATAGACCAGCGATTTGGTGCCGGCGATCGCGGCCGGCGGGTTCTGCGCCAACCGTTCGGCAAATTTTCGCGTCTCGGCCTTCAGCTCCGCCGCCGGGACAACCCGGGCCACCAGGCCCCACGCGTGTGCCTGCTGCGCAGTAAAACTGTCTTCCGCCAGGAATATCTGCAGCGCGCGGCGGGTGCCGACCGTGCCGACCATGCCCACGGTACTGCCGCCATCGGGTGAGACGCCGATCTTGGCGTAGGCCGGGGTGAAGCGGGCATCGTCGGCGGCGATACAGAGGTCGGCGACAAAGGCCAGCCCCATGCCGGCGCCGGCCGCCGAGCCGTTGACGCTGGACAGCACGATCTTCGGCATCCGCCGCACCGTCTCGATGAAGGCGTGATAATGCTTCAGCAGTTCCCCGACCACGGGGGCGATATTGTCAGCCGCCGCCGCGGCGCCAATGGTCTGCAAATCGCCGCCGGCGGAGAAGGCGCGGCCTTCGCCCTCGATCACCAGCACCCTGATATCGTCGTTGCCCTCGACCTCGGCGCCGAGCTGCTCGAGCTTTTGCGCGATCGATAGATCAATCGAGTTGAAGGCCGCGGGCCGGTTGAGGGTGATGGTCGCGATCGGACCTTCGATCCGGAGCAGGGCAGGGTCGGGGGCTGCTGACATGGTGGAAGCCTCATGGACGCGAAAATGACCCGGCATTTAAATCGCAGAAGGGAACGGGTGACAATCCCGGCGAAGTCTGCAAGACTTCGGCTTCATCAGGGGTTTGGAGGTGCACGAGCCGCCTCAAGCCCCGAGACGAGGATGCTCCATCCTTCCGGATACGGCCACGAGCGCCGCGATCCAGGATGAGGCAGCAAGCACCGACATCAGTAGAGAGCAGACGACATGGGTATTTCCTGTGCCTTCGCAGTTGAGTTGTCCCGATGACACAGGGACCGGTCATCATCGCCGGCGCCGGCCATGCGGGCTTTCAGCTTGCGGCCTCGTTGCGCCAGAACGGCTTTTCCGAACGCATCGCGCTGGTGAATGACGAAGGCCATCTGCCGTACCAGCGGCCGCCGCTGTCCAAGGCCTATCTGAAGGGAACCGGCGGACCGGACACCCTGATGTTCCGGCCGGAAAAATTCTATCACGACCAGAACGTCGATCTGATCACGGACCGCGCCACCTCGATCGATCGCGGTGCGCGCAAATTGTCGTTGGCGTCCGGTGCGTCGCTGGATTACGGCCATCTGGTGCTGGCAACCGGGGCGCGCAACCGTTTGCTGGATATTCCCAACGCCAATCTCGACAGCGTGCGCTATTTGCGGACGCTCGACGAAAGCGAGGCGCTGCGGCACCGGATCGCCTCCGGCCAGCATGTCATCGTGATCGGCGCCGGCTTCATCGGGCTGGAATTCGCGGCAACGGCGCGGGCCAAGGGCCTCAAAGTCGACGTGATCGAACTTGCCGCGCGGGTGATGGCGCGTGCGGTGACCGCGGAAATTTCGGAATTTTCGCAATCGCAGCACGCCGCCGCCGGCATTCGGATTCATTTCGGCGTGCAGGTCACCAGCATCGAGAGCGACGGTGGCAGAGTGACCGGCGTCAGCCTCAGCGACGGCCGGCATCTGCCGGCGGATCTCGTGGTGGTCGGCGTCGGCGTGTTGCCCAATGTCGAATTGGCGGCGCAGGCGGGCCTTCCGGTAGCGGCCGGCATCATCGTCGACGATCATCTGCTGACCGCCGATCCGAACATATCTGCGGTCGGCGATTGCGCGCTATATGCGAGCCCGCGCTTCGGCGGTTCGTTGCGGCTGGAGTCGGTGCAGAACGCCACCGATCACGCGCGCTGCGTCGCGGCGCGGCTGACCGGCGACGCCAAATCCTATGACGGCCTGCCGTGGTTCTGGAGCGATCAGGGGCCCGACAAGCTGCAGATGGTGGGGCTGACCACCGGTTACGACCAGGTCGTGGTGCGCGGCGATCGCGGGGCGGGGGCGTTCTCCGCCTTCTGCTACAAGTCCGGGCGGCTGCTCGGCATCGAATCCGTCAACCGCGCCGGCGATCACATGTTCGGTCGGCGTCTGCTGGCGACCAATCGCTCGATCACCCCGGAGCAGGCGGCCGATGCCAGCTTCGATCTGAAGAGTGCGCTGACCTAAAGCCGAGTCTCAGGTCACCATCACGCGGTCAGGACGACCGGGGTGAACGCTTGCAGTTTGGCGATCGCCTGCGAGTCCCAGGCGATGCCCAGGCCGGGTTCGGAAGACGGTTTGGCTCGCCCCCCCTCGATCGTCAGACGGCTGGTGGTGACGTCGTCGAGCTGCGGGATCCATTCCACCCAGGCCGCGTTCGGCACGGCCGCGCACAGCGAGACGTGCAACTCCATCAGGAAATGCGGGCAGATCGGAACGTTGAAGGTTTCGGCGAGGTGCGCCACCTTGAGCCACGGCGTGATGCCGCCGATCCGGGCGACGTCGGCCTGCACGATCGCGCAGGCATCGCGCTGCAGATATTCCCTGAAATAGCTGGGATGATAGATGGACTCGCCGACCGCGATCGGCAGTGACGTCGATGCCGCCAGGCGAATATGTCCGCCGAGGTCTTCGGCCGGCAGCGGTTCCTCGAACCAGGCGAGGTCGAGCGGCTCGTACTGATGGGCGCGGCGGATGGCTTCACCGACTGTGAACGCCTGGTTGGCGTCGACCATGATCTCGAAACCGGGGCCGACCGCGTCGCGCACTGCCGTCAGGCGCGCGATGTCCTCGCTGACATGGGGACGGCCGACCTTGATCTTGGCGCCGCCAAAACCCTGCGCGCGCACCGACAGCGCGTCATCGACCAGCGCCTGCGGCTCGACATGCAGCCAACCGCCCTCGGTGGAATAGACCGGCACGGAAGCTTGCGCGCCGCCGGCTTCCTTCCACAGCGGGCGACCCGCGGCGAGGCATTTGACGTCCCACAGCGCGGTATCGATGGCAGCGAGCGCGAGGCTGGTGATGGCGCCGACCGCGGTCGCATGGGTTGCGAAGAACAGCGACTTCCAGATCGCCTCGATGTCGAGCGGGTCGCGGCCGAGCAGCCGCGGCGCCAGATGATCTCGCAGCAGCGCGACCACCGACGAGCCGCCGGTGCCGATCGTATAGGAATAGCCGGTGCCGACGATGCCGTCGCTGGTGTGGATGCGCACCATCGGCGTTTCCTGCGTGGCGAACGACTGGATCGCGTCGGTGCGGACCGCCTTTGGCACAAGATCGACCTGCAGGATTTCGACACGTACGATCTTGGCCATGGTTTTTCCTTGTTCGTTGGGGCGAGCGCCGCAGCCAGCATGTCGCCGGACGCGCCCGATATCAAGACGGTGCCATCAAGCCTGTGTGGACAGCAGCGCTGCGACTTCCGCGGCCGTCGGCATCGAGGGAGCGGCGCCCATCCGCTGCACGCAGATCGATGCTGCGGCATTGGCATAATCCAATGCGTTGCGGATGGCCGTGCCATTGGCAAGCCGGCTTGCGAGCGCGCCGACAAAACAGTCGCCGGCGCCGGTGGTGTCCACCGCCTTCACTGCGCGGCCGGCGATGACGGAGGCCTGACCGTCGATCAGCGCCAGCACGCCGCGCCGGCCCAGGGTGATGCAGATGATCCTGCCGCCGCCTTGCAAGGCGCCTGCTGCTTCCACGAAGCGGGCGGGATCGTCGCTGTCACGCAGCTCCGTGTTGGTGAGAAATCCCAGCTCGGTCTCGTTGAGGATCAGGATATCGACAAGATCGAGCAAATCCTTGTCGAACAGGATCGCCGGCGCGGGGTTAAGGATCGTGGTCGCACCTGCCGCCCGCGCGCGGCGGAAGAACGCAACGATCGTCGCTTGCGGAATTTCGAACTGGCTGACGGCGACGTCGCCTTTGGCCAGCACAACTGCGGTGACGTCTTCGGCACTGACGCGCGCATTGGCGCCGGGCACGACCACAATCGTATTGTCGGCATCGGCAACGGTGATGATGGCCGTTCCGGTATGGGCTTCGGCGGTGTCCTTGACGTGCGTGAGATCGACCGCCTGCGCAGCCAGGAATGTCCGCAATTGTTGGCCGAAAGCGTCGCTCCCCAGCCGGCCGATCAGCGTCGTCGGCGCGCCCAGCTTGGCCGATGCCACCGCCTGGTTGGCGCCCTTGCCGCCGGGAAAATAATGCACGGCTTGTCCGGCGACGGTCTCGCCGACCTTGGGATGCCGGTCGGCGGTCGCCACCACATCCATGTTGATGCTGCCGGCGACGAAGACCCGCCCCATGCTATCTCCGACTCATCCGGTCACGCGCCCGCTGGAAACGCCATCTTGACCACTTCGATGTCGGTCAACGTCGGCAATCCGGCCTCGTTGCCGAGGCGCTGGATCTTGAAGGTGGACGCGGCCCGCGCAAATTCGAAATGGTCGTGCCAGCTTTTGCTGGGATTGGCGAGGTAGGAATAGACATAGGCGCCGTGGAAGACGTCGCCGGCGCCGTTGGTGTCGATCACGCGCTCGCGTGGTATAGGAAGCGCCGGCAGGTTGTGGACCGTGCCGGTCTCGTCGTACCAGAGCAGGCCCTTTTCGCCGAGCGTGACGCCGCCGACCCGGCAGCCTCTGCACTTGAGATAATCCAGCATCTCCTCCGGCGTCTTGTCCATCTGCTCGCAGAGCCTTTCGGCGACGATGGCGACGTCGATGAATTCCAGAAGCTCATGGGTATTGGAGCGCAGGCCGCCGCCGTCGAGCGAGGTCAGGATGCCGTCCTCACGGCACAGCTTGGCATAGTGGATGGCGGCGTCCGGCTGGTGGCCGTCGATATGCAGTGCGCGGCAACCCCTCAGGTTGAGGATCGGAAAAGGATGGATGTGCTCGTCGTCGCGACAGCGGACGATGGCGCGCTTGCCATCCTTCGGCATGATGAAGGACAGCGAGGAAGTGTTGACCTTGCGCGGATGGATCGAGATTCCGTATTTCGCGCTCATGTCCTGGAACATGCGGCCGAGCCAGTCATTGGCGACGGTCGCGATCAGGTCGGGCACGATGCCCAGTTTCGCACAGCAGAACGCGGCCGTGACGGCGTTGCCGCCAAACGAAACCGCGTAGGCGGAGGCGACATGCTTTTCGTCGCCAGTCGGCATGTGGTCGGTGATGAAGGTGACGTCGATATAGGTTTGTCCGATGAAGAGGGCCTGCATTCGCTTTCCGTCATGGGCTGAAGGTTGATCCGGCCCGGCGCGGCTACATTAGCACCGGATATCGGATGGTTTCGCTGAAAATATTCGCATCGCTGCCGTCTTTGCAGCTTGAGATGCGAATATCAGGGGACTACGACCGTCCCACGGCGGCCGGCAGCATATAACGGCTGGGCACTGTGCAGGTTTCCCGGTCGGTGCGACAAAATGGGAGGGGACTTTTCCGTGATTACCGGTCTCGATCATGTCGTTGTCCTTGTCGAGGATATCGCGGCGGGCTCCGCGGCCTATCAGACGCTGTTTGCGCGGGCGCCGGCCTGGCAGAACAGCGGCGACGGCGCCGACCGCGTGCTGTTTACGCTCGACAATATGTCGCTGGAGTTGATGGCGCCCTCCGGCGCGGACGCCAATGCGGATCGAATCCGCAGCGTTCTGGCGGCCCAGGGCGAGGGGCTGGCGAGCCTGTGTTTCCGCACCAACGATATCGCCAAAATGCACCGCCGGCTCGATCGGCTCACCTTGAAACCGGAGCCGGTTGCCGAGGTCGAAAGCCGCGACGCGCTCTCCGGCGCCACGCTGTCGTGGAAGCGGACGCGCACCGCTTCGGACGCCACGCGCGGCATTCGGCTGTTCTATCTCGAACTGACCAACGAGCGTCCGCGCTCCGCGCCAACGGCGGCGGGGCCGATCACCGCGATGGACCACGTCGTGGTTTCGACGCCGGATCCCGAACGGGCCGCCGCGCTCTATGGCGCGCGGCTTGGGCTCGACATGGCGCTCGACCGTTCGCATCCGGAGTGGGGCCGGCTGATGTTCTTCCGCTGCGGCGACGTCGTCGTCGAGGTGACGCACCGGTTGGGCAAGCCCGTGGATGCGACGCGGGACATCCAGCACGACCGCCTCAGAGGTATCTGCTGGCGCGTCGCCGATATCGACGCCACCCATGCGCGGCTGGCCCAGGCCGGCGTCGACGTCTCCGAAGTCCGTACCGGCCGCAAGCCGGGCACGCGGGTGATGACCGTGCGCTCCGGCACCTGCGGGGTGCCGACACTTTTGGTGCAGCCATCGGCGGGGAAGGCGGAGTGAGTCACAACGACGTGCCACACCCGCTGACCTCATCCTGAGGAGCGCGAAGCGCGTCTCGAAGGATGGGCCACGGGCCTCATGGTTCGAGACGGCGCTGAAGTAGCGCCTCCTCACCATGAGGGTGAACAGCACCCCCGCATTCTCAAACGCTGCCCCGCGTGCTACAGCAGTCATCATGCGTCCATCGAGCGATTGATTTGGCAAAGGCAAAACGCGTTTTGAAGTGGCAGCGCGACCCCGAGGGCATGCGGATCCGCATTCTCGAGGCCGCCAAGCAGGAATTTGCTGCCCATGGCCTGGCCGGTGCGCGCGTCGACCGCATCGCGGCCAATGCCGACGCCAACAAGCGCATGCTGTATTACCATGTCGGCAACAAGGAAGACCTTTACCTCGCGGTGCTGGAGGCGGCCTACGACAAGATCCGTTCCGAGGAGCGCGGCCTCGATCTCGAACATCTCGATCCGCCCGAGGCGATCGAGCGGCTGATCGACTTCACTTGGAACTATTTTCTCCGCAACCCGGAATTTCTGGCGCTGCTCAACACCGAAAATCTCGCCAAAGCCCGCCATCTGAAGCGCTCGACCAAGGTCAAGTCGATGCACTCGCCGTTCGTCGAGATGATCCGCACCGTGGTGACGCGCGGCGTCGAAAGCGGCGATTTTCGCGTCGCCGTCGATCCGGTGCAGTTGTACATCTCGATCGCCGGGCTGTGTTTCTTCTATCTCTCGAACAGCGCCACGCTCTCGGTCATCTTCGGCCGCGACCTCCTGAAAAAGGAAGCGCGGGACGAGCGCCTCGGCCATATGGTGGCGCTGGTGCTGGCGGCGCTGACGGGAAAATCGACCGCGGATTTCGGCAAAGACAAAGTGCAGGGTTTGCGGGCTCCGGCGCATCAGCCGGTGTAGCTCCGGCGCAGCTTCGTCGTCATGGCCGGGCTTGTCCCGGCCATCCACGTCTTTCTTGGGGCGGGTCGCAGTCGTACATCCATCCACTTGTCAAACAGCCCAGCGTAAGAAGGCATAGCTTCGCGATCTCGCGGCCCGATATGCCCGAGTTTTGCGTATTTACTCCTGCCCTCTCCAAAGAGAGGGCGCGGGGAAGACCGGGTGCGCGCTGCACCCGCGGTCTCGCAGGCGTGTTGCAAAGAGATATGCTGCCTACGAGCATACAGGTTCAGCGGTGAACACACCGGCCTCCCCCACGCAACGGCTTTACGGCTTATACGAGTTCGCCCTGGTGACCGGCTTTCTTGCCACCATCGTCTGCTTCGGCTTTCGCCTCCGCCAACTTGACGTCAGCACCGGGACGTCAGGCCCACACGACTTCACCGTACGCTTTTGCCGCGCTCGTCAGTCGCAGCATCAGCGTCCATCGCATCCCACCGCACGTTCGTGACGATCGCGATCGCCCCTCTTGTCGCGGTAGACGGGCGGAGTTGAACCACTGATTTGCCCGACGGTAACAGCGGAATATTTTTTCGCGAGGGTCTGGACAGACTTTAGGTGATTTGCCCGTCGGGTTGATTTGTCGCAGGTCGACGAATGAATTCGTTATTGCGCGCACGGGCGACTCGGTCGCCAGAAGTTCTGGGAGCGAAGGCGGAAGCAGTCCATGGTGCGCCCACCGCAATTCGGGCCACCCAGCGTGGGGCAAATGTCTTGCCGCACAACCCTGCGGGAGCGGATGGCTGGGCTAAACACTTGTCCCCGCCATCCACGTCCTTTGCTGGCGCGGGACCCTCAAGTCGTGGATGCCCGGGTCATCTAGCGCGAAGACGCGCTTCGCGCTTTTGCCCGGGCATGACGGTGGAGAGTGCGATTCCGCATCCCCAAATCGTCAACAGGTCTCAAATTGTCACACCATTGGCCCTAGACAGTATTTATCCAACGGGTTAATTTCTCCTCCGAAAAGAAGGCGAGCCAGGGAGCGAGACGTGGCAGAGGCGAAGGGGCCCAGTGGTGTATCCAGAGCGCTGAACGCGGCGTGGCTGCGGCCGTTTTTGTTCCTGATCTTCATCGTGGTTGCCTGGGATCTGGCGATCCGGCTGTTCCACATCCCGGCCTATCAGATCCCGTCGCCCGGCGATGTGCTGGCGGTGCTGTGGACCGACTGGCCGGAACTGTTGCGGCAGGCCTGGCCGACCACCTACGCCACCATCTGCGGCTTTGCGCTGTCGGCGCTGTTCGGCATTCCCGTGGCGATGCTGATCGCGGGCTCGAAGACGGTGGAGAGCTACGTCTATCCGCTGCTGGTGTTCTCGCAATCGGTGCCGAAGATCGCGATCGCACCGCTGTTTGTGGTCTGGTTCGGCTTCGGCATCATTCCGAAAGTGATCTCGGCGTTCCTGTTGGGATTTTTCCCGGTCGTGGTATCGGCGGTGCAAGGCTTCAAGTCGGTCGACCCCGATATGGTCGATCTCGCGCGCGCCATGCAGGGCAGCCGCTTCCAGGTGTTCCGCGCCGTCAACCTGCCGCATGCGATGCCGGCGATCTTCTCCGGCCTCAAGGTCTCGGTGACGCTCGCGGTGGTCGGCGCCGTGGTCGGCGAGTTCGTCGGCTCCAATTCAGGGATCGGCTATGTGCTGCAACGTTCGATCGGCACCTTCGACCTGCCGACGATGTTTGCGGCACTCGTGATCCTGGCGCTGCTCGGCGTGGTGCTGTTCTGGATCGTCGATCGCATCGAAAAGCTCGTGATCCCCTGGCATGTCAGCCAGCGCGAGGACATCATTTTCGCTTCATAAGGTAAGCCGGACGGACAACAGACGATCAGATCGTCATTGCGAGCGCAGCGAAGCAATCCATGCTTGCCGCAAGTCGAAAGATGGATTGCTTCGTCGCTGACGCTCCTCGCAATGACGGGGAAAGGGAGAAAACATGATGCGGATGATAACAGCGGTTGCGACCGCCTTGATCTGGACCGCGCTTTCAGTGGTTCCCGCTTCCGCCGCCGACAAGGTCGTGCTGATGCTGAACTGGTACGTCTATGGCGAGCACGCGCCGTTCTATTACGGCAAGGCCAAGGGCATCTATGCCGCCGAGGGCATCGATCTCGAAATCCAGGAAGGCCGCGGTTCGGCGGCGACCACGCAGGCGGTCGCGGCCAAGACCGCCGACTTCGGCTATGTCGACGTACCCACCATGATGCGCGCGGCAGTGAAGGGCGCGCCGATCGTTGCCACCGGCGTGCTGCTGCAGACCAGCCCGATGTCGGCGATGGGTTTCGTCGAGAAGAACATCAGGAAGCCCGAGGACATCAAGGGCAAGACGGTCGCGATCACGCCCGCCGATTCCATGACGCAGATCTGGCCGCTTTTTTTGAAGAAGACCGGCTTGAAGGAAAGCGATTTTACCACGGTCGCCGGCGACGGCCAGACCAAGCTCAACGCGGTCATCAACGGCCAGGCTGATCTGCTGCTCGGTTACGTCATGGACCAGTCGATGAAGATCAAGGATGCCACCGGCAAGGACGTCTATCCGATCAAGTTCGCCGACTACGGCATCAACATGGTGTCGTCCGGCATCGTCGCCAACACCGATTACGTCAAGGCCAATGCCGACCTCGTCAAGCGCTTCATGTCGGCGACGACCAAGGCGGTCGAAGCCGCCGAGAAGGATCCGAAAGGCGCGGCGCAGTCGATCCTCGACGCCAACCCGAAGGGCGGCAAGATCGAGACCCTGACCCAGGGCTTCGAGCTGACGATCCCGCTGTACCGGACGCCGGAAACCAAGGCCAAGCGGCCGTTCGAGGTGACCGACCAGAACATGACCGACACGGTCAACCTCCTGGTCGAATATGGCGGGCTCGACGCCAAGGCCAAAGACAATCCGAAGGCGTTTTATACCAACGATTACCTGCCGAAGGGCGGCTCGTGAGGGTGATGCAATTGAGATGTCGTCATTCCGGGATGGTGCGTAGCACCAGACCCGGAATCTCGAGATTCCGGGTTCGATGCTTTCGCATCGCCCCGGAATGACGGCTTTTTCGAATGGACGTTGAATGAACCCCGCGACCAAACCTACCGAAACCCATCAACCCGCCGCGCATCTGCGCCTGGTGTCCGATCGCGCCGGGCAGGCGACGCCGGGAATCACGCTGTCAGGCGTGTCGAAAACCTATCGCTCGCGCGACGGCGACGTGCCGTCGCTAAAACCGCTGGATTTTCACATCAACGAGGGCGAGTTCTTTGTCGTGGTCGGCCCGTCCGGCTGCGGCAAGTCGACGCTGTTGAAGATGATCTCGGGGCTGCTCGCGCCCTCGACCGGTGAAATCCTGGTCGACGGCGAACAGGTGACGAAGCCGCACGGCAATGTCGGCATCGTGTTCCAGAACGCGCTGCTGCTGCCATGGCGCAACATCCTGTCGAACGTGATGCTGCCGATCGACATGAAGAAGCTGCCGCGCCAAGAGTACTTGCTGCGCGCCAAGGCGCTCTTGAAATTGGTCGGGC
The Bradyrhizobium sp. KBS0727 genome window above contains:
- a CDS encoding enoyl-CoA hydratase/isomerase family protein, which codes for MSAAPDPALLRIEGPIATITLNRPAAFNSIDLSIAQKLEQLGAEVEGNDDIRVLVIEGEGRAFSAGGDLQTIGAAAAADNIAPVVGELLKHYHAFIETVRRMPKIVLSSVNGSAAGAGMGLAFVADLCIAADDARFTPAYAKIGVSPDGGSTVGMVGTVGTRRALQIFLAEDSFTAQQAHAWGLVARVVPAAELKAETRKFAERLAQNPPAAIAGTKSLVYQAAVTPTKQQLDAEEAKIIDAMHTDDFRIAVKKFTSKGK
- a CDS encoding NAD(P)/FAD-dependent oxidoreductase, which encodes MTQGPVIIAGAGHAGFQLAASLRQNGFSERIALVNDEGHLPYQRPPLSKAYLKGTGGPDTLMFRPEKFYHDQNVDLITDRATSIDRGARKLSLASGASLDYGHLVLATGARNRLLDIPNANLDSVRYLRTLDESEALRHRIASGQHVIVIGAGFIGLEFAATARAKGLKVDVIELAARVMARAVTAEISEFSQSQHAAAGIRIHFGVQVTSIESDGGRVTGVSLSDGRHLPADLVVVGVGVLPNVELAAQAGLPVAAGIIVDDHLLTADPNISAVGDCALYASPRFGGSLRLESVQNATDHARCVAARLTGDAKSYDGLPWFWSDQGPDKLQMVGLTTGYDQVVVRGDRGAGAFSAFCYKSGRLLGIESVNRAGDHMFGRRLLATNRSITPEQAADASFDLKSALT
- a CDS encoding mandelate racemase/muconate lactonizing enzyme family protein, whose amino-acid sequence is MAKIVRVEILQVDLVPKAVRTDAIQSFATQETPMVRIHTSDGIVGTGYSYTIGTGGSSVVALLRDHLAPRLLGRDPLDIEAIWKSLFFATHATAVGAITSLALAAIDTALWDVKCLAAGRPLWKEAGGAQASVPVYSTEGGWLHVEPQALVDDALSVRAQGFGGAKIKVGRPHVSEDIARLTAVRDAVGPGFEIMVDANQAFTVGEAIRRAHQYEPLDLAWFEEPLPAEDLGGHIRLAASTSLPIAVGESIYHPSYFREYLQRDACAIVQADVARIGGITPWLKVAHLAETFNVPICPHFLMELHVSLCAAVPNAAWVEWIPQLDDVTTSRLTIEGGRAKPSSEPGLGIAWDSQAIAKLQAFTPVVLTA
- the rbsK gene encoding ribokinase, with the translated sequence MGRVFVAGSINMDVVATADRHPKVGETVAGQAVHYFPGGKGANQAVASAKLGAPTTLIGRLGSDAFGQQLRTFLAAQAVDLTHVKDTAEAHTGTAIITVADADNTIVVVPGANARVSAEDVTAVVLAKGDVAVSQFEIPQATIVAFFRRARAAGATTILNPAPAILFDKDLLDLVDILILNETELGFLTNTELRDSDDPARFVEAAGALQGGGRIICITLGRRGVLALIDGQASVIAGRAVKAVDTTGAGDCFVGALASRLANGTAIRNALDYANAAASICVQRMGAAPSMPTAAEVAALLSTQA
- a CDS encoding sugar kinase, whose product is MQALFIGQTYIDVTFITDHMPTGDEKHVASAYAVSFGGNAVTAAFCCAKLGIVPDLIATVANDWLGRMFQDMSAKYGISIHPRKVNTSSLSFIMPKDGKRAIVRCRDDEHIHPFPILNLRGCRALHIDGHQPDAAIHYAKLCREDGILTSLDGGGLRSNTHELLEFIDVAIVAERLCEQMDKTPEEMLDYLKCRGCRVGGVTLGEKGLLWYDETGTVHNLPALPIPRERVIDTNGAGDVFHGAYVYSYLANPSKSWHDHFEFARAASTFKIQRLGNEAGLPTLTDIEVVKMAFPAGA
- a CDS encoding VOC family protein encodes the protein MITGLDHVVVLVEDIAAGSAAYQTLFARAPAWQNSGDGADRVLFTLDNMSLELMAPSGADANADRIRSVLAAQGEGLASLCFRTNDIAKMHRRLDRLTLKPEPVAEVESRDALSGATLSWKRTRTASDATRGIRLFYLELTNERPRSAPTAAGPITAMDHVVVSTPDPERAAALYGARLGLDMALDRSHPEWGRLMFFRCGDVVVEVTHRLGKPVDATRDIQHDRLRGICWRVADIDATHARLAQAGVDVSEVRTGRKPGTRVMTVRSGTCGVPTLLVQPSAGKAE
- a CDS encoding TetR/AcrR family transcriptional regulator, with amino-acid sequence MAKAKRVLKWQRDPEGMRIRILEAAKQEFAAHGLAGARVDRIAANADANKRMLYYHVGNKEDLYLAVLEAAYDKIRSEERGLDLEHLDPPEAIERLIDFTWNYFLRNPEFLALLNTENLAKARHLKRSTKVKSMHSPFVEMIRTVVTRGVESGDFRVAVDPVQLYISIAGLCFFYLSNSATLSVIFGRDLLKKEARDERLGHMVALVLAALTGKSTADFGKDKVQGLRAPAHQPV
- a CDS encoding ABC transporter permease — encoded protein: MAEAKGPSGVSRALNAAWLRPFLFLIFIVVAWDLAIRLFHIPAYQIPSPGDVLAVLWTDWPELLRQAWPTTYATICGFALSALFGIPVAMLIAGSKTVESYVYPLLVFSQSVPKIAIAPLFVVWFGFGIIPKVISAFLLGFFPVVVSAVQGFKSVDPDMVDLARAMQGSRFQVFRAVNLPHAMPAIFSGLKVSVTLAVVGAVVGEFVGSNSGIGYVLQRSIGTFDLPTMFAALVILALLGVVLFWIVDRIEKLVIPWHVSQREDIIFAS
- a CDS encoding ABC transporter substrate-binding protein produces the protein MMRMITAVATALIWTALSVVPASAADKVVLMLNWYVYGEHAPFYYGKAKGIYAAEGIDLEIQEGRGSAATTQAVAAKTADFGYVDVPTMMRAAVKGAPIVATGVLLQTSPMSAMGFVEKNIRKPEDIKGKTVAITPADSMTQIWPLFLKKTGLKESDFTTVAGDGQTKLNAVINGQADLLLGYVMDQSMKIKDATGKDVYPIKFADYGINMVSSGIVANTDYVKANADLVKRFMSATTKAVEAAEKDPKGAAQSILDANPKGGKIETLTQGFELTIPLYRTPETKAKRPFEVTDQNMTDTVNLLVEYGGLDAKAKDNPKAFYTNDYLPKGGS
- a CDS encoding ABC transporter ATP-binding protein; the encoded protein is MNPATKPTETHQPAAHLRLVSDRAGQATPGITLSGVSKTYRSRDGDVPSLKPLDFHINEGEFFVVVGPSGCGKSTLLKMISGLLAPSTGEILVDGEQVTKPHGNVGIVFQNALLLPWRNILSNVMLPIDMKKLPRQEYLLRAKALLKLVGLEGFEKKLPWQLSGGMQQRASICRALVHDPKIMLMDEPFGALDAMTREKMNVELMRIQRETGKTVLLITHSIPEAVFLADRVLVMTERPGAIAAIYDVPLPRPRSLDSMADPAFTELVQRIRKHFFTQSPLD